A stretch of Desulfurivibrio alkaliphilus AHT 2 DNA encodes these proteins:
- the dapF gene encoding diaminopimelate epimerase, translating to MQFPISFTKMSGAGNDFILMDHRRPLFADTAAAQKFARAVCRRKFSVGADGLILIEESKEADFRWQFFNADGSVAEMCGNGARCAARFAYERKIAPARMHFATLAGIIEAEITGTNVGLTMTPPENLQLDLRLDDPAGGEQTVHLVNTGVPHAVLLVDDIDVVPVKEWGRHFRFHPRFAPAGANVNFVGRETATSDLLRVRTYERGVEDETLACGTGAVAAALVASCLDLTAAPTRVITSGRDELVIHYHRQGRDFTGVKLEGPADFIYEGQLHQEALRRG from the coding sequence ATGCAATTCCCCATTTCCTTCACCAAGATGAGCGGCGCCGGCAATGATTTTATCCTGATGGACCATCGCCGGCCGCTGTTTGCCGATACCGCGGCGGCACAAAAGTTTGCCCGGGCGGTGTGCCGGCGCAAGTTTTCCGTGGGCGCCGACGGCCTGATCTTAATCGAAGAGAGTAAAGAGGCCGATTTCCGCTGGCAGTTTTTCAACGCCGACGGCTCGGTGGCCGAGATGTGCGGCAACGGCGCCCGCTGCGCGGCCCGCTTCGCCTATGAACGGAAGATTGCTCCGGCCCGCATGCATTTTGCCACCCTGGCCGGGATTATCGAGGCCGAGATTACCGGCACCAACGTGGGCCTGACCATGACTCCGCCCGAGAACCTGCAGCTTGACCTGCGCCTGGATGACCCGGCCGGGGGCGAGCAAACCGTGCACCTGGTCAACACCGGGGTGCCGCACGCAGTATTGCTGGTGGACGATATCGATGTCGTGCCGGTCAAGGAGTGGGGGCGCCATTTCCGCTTCCACCCCCGCTTTGCCCCCGCCGGAGCCAACGTCAACTTCGTCGGCCGGGAAACGGCAACCAGTGACCTGCTGCGGGTCAGAACCTACGAGCGGGGGGTGGAGGATGAAACCCTGGCCTGCGGCACCGGCGCGGTGGCCGCCGCCCTGGTGGCCTCCTGCCTGGACCTGACCGCTGCTCCCACCCGAGTCATCACCTCGGGCCGGGACGAACTGGTGATCCATTACCACCGGCAAGGCCGTGATTTTACCGGGGTCAAGCTGGAAGGCCCGGCGGATTTCATTTACGAGGGGCAGCTCCACCAGGAAGCCTTGCGCAGAGGGTAA
- the dapA gene encoding 4-hydroxy-tetrahydrodipicolinate synthase — MSNKFRGAFVAITTPFNPDGSLDEQGLIDLLEFQIAAGTHGIVPCGTTGEAATMSHEEHHRVVELTVKTVAGRVPVLAGTGSNSTSESIELTRHAKEAGADGALLITPYYNKPSQEGLYRHFKALAEAVDIPIILYNVPGRTSVNMLPATVARCAEIDNIVGIKEATGSLQQVSEVIRACPNGFAVLSGDDFTSMATVMVGGTGVISVSSNVAPAEMAAMIKAALNNDNAKARELHYRLFPLMQAMFFDTNPVPAKTALKMMGKIKSDFVRLPLYATDQNTVAKLQQVLQQCGLV, encoded by the coding sequence ATGAGTAATAAATTTCGCGGCGCCTTTGTGGCCATTACCACCCCGTTTAACCCCGACGGCAGCCTGGATGAACAGGGATTGATCGACCTGCTCGAGTTCCAGATCGCCGCCGGCACCCACGGCATCGTGCCCTGCGGCACCACCGGCGAGGCAGCCACCATGAGCCACGAGGAGCATCACCGGGTGGTGGAGCTGACCGTAAAAACCGTGGCCGGTCGGGTGCCGGTGCTGGCCGGTACCGGTTCCAACAGCACCAGCGAGTCCATTGAGCTGACCCGGCATGCCAAAGAGGCCGGCGCCGACGGGGCGCTGCTGATCACCCCTTATTACAACAAGCCTTCCCAGGAAGGGCTGTACCGCCACTTCAAGGCCCTGGCCGAGGCGGTTGATATTCCCATCATCCTGTACAACGTACCCGGCCGCACTTCCGTTAACATGCTGCCGGCCACCGTGGCCCGCTGCGCCGAGATCGACAACATTGTCGGCATCAAGGAGGCCACCGGCAGCCTGCAGCAGGTCAGTGAGGTGATCCGCGCCTGCCCCAACGGCTTTGCGGTGTTGAGCGGCGACGATTTCACCTCCATGGCCACCGTCATGGTGGGCGGCACCGGGGTGATTTCGGTCAGCTCCAACGTGGCCCCGGCGGAAATGGCGGCAATGATCAAGGCCGCCCTGAACAACGACAACGCCAAGGCCAGGGAGCTGCATTACCGGTTGTTTCCCCTGATGCAGGCGATGTTTTTCGATACCAACCCGGTGCCGGCCAAAACCGCCCTGAAGATGATGGGCAAAATCAAGTCCGACTTCGTACGCCTGCCGCTGTACGCCACCGACCAGAACACCGTGGCCAAACTGCAACAGGTCTTACAACAGTGCGGTTTAGTTTAG
- the dapB gene encoding 4-hydroxy-tetrahydrodipicolinate reductase, which produces MTKVIVAGAAGRMGRRICAMVQQQPGLELAAGFERPDSPEVGQDLGELAGLGKLGIKVLGDAEAALEQGEVVIDFTFHEATMKLARLAAGKGKAMVIGTTGLTTENLEDLRNLAADAFPCVQAPNMAVGVNVLFKVARKMAAVLGDNYDIEIVEAHHRMKKDAPSGTALKLGEMVAQGVGRDLDKVGVYARHGIIGERSDQEIGIQTIRAGDIVGEHTVYFAGAGERLELTHRAHNRDNFARGAALAAAWVVDKPKGLYTMFDVLGLEDF; this is translated from the coding sequence ATGACTAAGGTAATCGTGGCCGGCGCCGCCGGCCGGATGGGGCGCAGGATTTGCGCCATGGTACAGCAGCAGCCCGGCCTGGAGCTGGCCGCCGGTTTTGAACGGCCGGACAGCCCCGAGGTGGGGCAGGACCTGGGAGAGTTGGCCGGTCTGGGCAAGCTGGGTATTAAGGTGCTGGGTGATGCGGAAGCGGCCCTGGAGCAGGGGGAGGTGGTCATCGATTTCACCTTCCACGAGGCCACCATGAAGCTGGCCCGGCTGGCGGCCGGCAAAGGCAAGGCCATGGTCATCGGCACCACCGGGTTGACCACCGAGAACCTGGAGGATTTGCGCAACCTGGCCGCCGACGCCTTCCCCTGCGTGCAGGCGCCCAACATGGCGGTGGGGGTCAATGTGCTGTTCAAGGTGGCCCGCAAGATGGCCGCAGTGCTGGGCGACAACTACGATATCGAGATCGTCGAGGCCCACCACCGGATGAAAAAGGACGCCCCCAGCGGCACCGCCCTCAAGCTGGGGGAAATGGTGGCCCAAGGGGTGGGGCGCGACCTGGATAAAGTCGGGGTTTATGCCCGCCACGGCATCATCGGTGAGCGCAGCGACCAGGAGATCGGCATCCAGACCATCCGCGCCGGTGATATCGTCGGCGAGCACACGGTCTACTTTGCCGGCGCCGGCGAGCGCCTGGAGCTTACCCACCGGGCCCACAATCGCGACAATTTCGCCCGCGGCGCCGCCCTGGCGGCCGCCTGGGTGGTGGACAAGCCCAAGGGGCTGTACACCATGTTCGACGTGCTGGGCCTGGAAGACTTTTGA
- the folK gene encoding 2-amino-4-hydroxy-6-hydroxymethyldihydropteridine diphosphokinase, with translation MAYVGLGANLGDGRGNLLRAWQRLGVAPGVFTRRLSRPWRSEPMGGASEQWFTNAVGELETELAAEELLALLLQIETELGRDRPRQGFDRPIDLDLLLYGDRLIKLAHLVVPHPELHRRRFVLEPLRELAPELVVPGRGQSVAQLAVALAAAGEQQLRPDSW, from the coding sequence GTGGCCTATGTCGGCCTGGGTGCCAACCTGGGGGACGGGCGCGGCAATTTGCTCCGGGCCTGGCAGCGCCTGGGTGTTGCGCCGGGCGTCTTCACCCGGCGCTTATCTCGCCCTTGGCGCAGTGAGCCGATGGGCGGGGCCAGTGAACAGTGGTTTACCAATGCGGTGGGGGAGCTGGAGACCGAACTGGCGGCGGAGGAGTTGCTGGCCCTGCTGTTGCAAATCGAGACCGAGTTGGGCCGGGACCGGCCGCGCCAGGGGTTCGACCGGCCCATTGATCTGGACCTGCTGCTTTACGGTGACCGGTTGATCAAGTTGGCCCACTTGGTGGTGCCGCATCCGGAACTGCACCGCCGCCGCTTTGTGCTGGAACCCTTAAGGGAACTGGCGCCGGAACTGGTGGTGCCGGGCCGGGGGCAGAGTGTTGCCCAACTGGCGGTGGCGTTGGCGGCGGCCGGGGAGCAGCAGCTACGACCCGACAGCTGGTGA
- a CDS encoding YHS domain-containing protein has protein sequence MHPIKIIILLVLGYLLYRLYMAGRKKRLAAEAEQGQPAALNDVLEQDPSCGTYVPRGQALRHRRGEREFFFCSEKCRQAFINNNDGG, from the coding sequence ATGCACCCGATTAAAATTATTATTTTGCTTGTCCTGGGGTATCTGCTGTACCGTCTTTATATGGCCGGGCGCAAAAAACGATTGGCCGCGGAGGCGGAACAGGGTCAGCCGGCGGCACTTAACGACGTGCTGGAACAGGACCCCTCCTGCGGCACATACGTGCCCCGCGGTCAGGCCCTGCGGCACCGCCGCGGTGAGCGGGAATTTTTTTTCTGCAGCGAAAAATGCCGGCAGGCTTTCATCAACAACAATGACGGGGGCTGA